One genomic region from Vanacampus margaritifer isolate UIUO_Vmar chromosome 2, RoL_Vmar_1.0, whole genome shotgun sequence encodes:
- the LOC144044259 gene encoding zinc finger protein 521-like isoform X2 has product MKTHASNKPHKCPVCRRGFLSSSSLHGHMQVHERGKEGGGSSLCQVDDWKLKETRKCSRCEEGFDVPEDLQRHIAECHPECSPSEDGGLGATLQCIYCHEPFSDEGALLTHIDQAHSRDRKSHPCAICSEHFLSVEDLYAHMDIHQLPESSNHSNSPSLLTVGYTSVSSTTPDSNLSVDSSTMVETAPPVPKTRGRRKRAAHNASDVGGRAAKQPKVSYSCMYCNKQVFSSLAVLQIHLRTMHLDKPEQAHTCQFCLEVLPSLLNLNEHLKQVHNAEGHAALLAGLSDSLLQCNFCPEILSDLNALQEHIRCSHGFPSPVAKESNAFFCPQCFMGFLTETTLEEHVRQTHCDGGSLRFDSPLAVTPKEPIVEVYSCSYCTNSPIFNSVLKLNKHIKENHKNIPLALNYINNGKKTLHALSPSSPITVEQASMLKQGGAATRSSSEFICNQCGAKYTNLDLFQTHLKTHRDGLQPQLTCPQCNKEFPNQESLLKHVTIHFTITSTYYICESCDKQFTSVDDLQKHLLDMHTFVFFRCTLCQEVFDSKVSTQLHLAVKHSNEKKVYRCTSCNWDFRHETDLQLHVKHSHLENQGRAHRCIFCGESFGTEVELQCHITTHSKKYNCRFCSKAFHAIVLLEKHLREKHCVFEGKAQNCGANGSAVSGADGHPKDEAELQGLLTNSHGTKTTGGSAVESMNSHDGSEEEVETADPMYSCDICGASYTMESLLTNHQLRDHNIRPGESAMMKRKADMIKGNHKCNVCSRTFFSEAGLREHMQTHLGPVKHYMCPICGERFPSLLTLTEHKVTHSKSLDTGSCRICKMPLHSEEDFLEHCQMHPDLRNSLTGFRCVVCMQTVTSTLELKIHGTFHMQKTGTMSANQSTGRGNAIFHNQHLHHVQKPFKCAACLKDFRSKQDLVKLDINGLPYGLCASCVASAGSKSSSPTMNGGRQQQHQGGASTPAPNTAQWIQGGSLSPGEGKGKAVSSSSSSSSTSSTAATKTRCSSCNVKFESEAELHNHVQTVHGGDSGSGQLKTPQMSPMPRSSPSQTEEKKTYQCIKCQMVFYSEWDIQVHVANHMLEEGLNHECKLCSQSFDSPAKLQCHLIEHSFEGMGGTFKCPVCFTVFVQANKLQQHIFSAHGQEDKIYDCSQCPQKFFFQTELQNHTLTQHSS; this is encoded by the exons ATGAAAACTCACGCCTCCAACAAACCACACAAGTGCCCCGTGTGCCGCCGAGGCTTCCTCTCGTCCAGCTCGCTGCACGGCCACATGCAAGTGCACGAGCGGGGCAAAGAGGGCGGCGGCTCGAGCCTCTGTCAAGTCGACGACTGGAAGCTGAAAGAGACGCGGAAGTGCAGCCGATGTGAGGAAGGCTTCGATGTTCCGGAAGACCTTCAAAGGCACATTGCCGAGTGCCACCCCGAGTGCTCCCCGTCAGAGGACGGAGGGCTTGGTGCCACCCTTCAATGCATCTACTGCCACGAGCCCTTCAGCGACGAGGGTGCCCTGCTGACCCACATCGACCAGGCCCACAGCCGGGACCGCAAGAGCCACCCCTGTGCTATCTGTTCCGAGCATTTTTTGTCTGTTGAAGACCTCTATGCTCACATGGACATCCATCAGCTCCCGGAATCTAGTAACCATAGTAACAGCCCTTCTTTGCTGACTGTGGGCTACACTTCTGTTTCAAGCACCACTCCTGACTCGAACCTCTCCGTTGACAGCTCAACGATGGTGGAAACGGCGCCACCTGTCCCCAAGACTCGAGGCAGGAGGAAGAGGGCTGCTCATAACGCGTCGGACGTTGGGGGGCGAGCCGCCAAACAGCCAAAGGTTTCCTACAGTTGCATGTACTGCAACAAGCAAGTGTTCTCCAGTTTGGCCGTGCTTCAGATTCACCTTCGGACCATGCATCTGGACAAGCCGGAGCAGGCTCACACGTGCCAGTTCTGCTTGGAAGTCCTACCCTCGTTATTGAATCTTAATGAACATCTGAAGCAGGTCCACAATGCTGAAGGCCACGCGGCCCTGCTAGCCGGCTTGTCCGACTCCCTCCTTCAGTGCAACTTCTGTCCCGAGATACTAAGTGACCTCAACGCCCTTCAGGAGCACATCCGCTGTTCCCACGGGTTTCCGAGTCCTGTTGCCAAGGAGAGCAACGCTTTCTTCTGTCCCCAGTGCTTCATGGGTTTCTTGACGGAGACGACCTTGGAAGAGCATGTTCGTCAAACGCACTGCGATGGGGGTAGCCTGCGTTTCGACTCTCCGTTAGCGGTCACCCCCAAGGAGCCCATTGTGGAGGTATACTCCTGCTCGTACTGCACGAATTCACCCATATTCAACAGTGTTCTGAAGCTCAACAAGCACATCAAGGAGAATCACAAGAACATTCCCCTTGCACTCAACTACATCAATAATGGAAAGAAGACGTTGCACGCTCTCAGCCCCTCGTCCCCTATAACTGTAGAACAAGCGTCCATGCTCAAGCAAGGCGGAGCCGCCACACGCTCTTCGAGCGAGTTCATATGTAACCAGTGTGGGGCCAAGTATACAAACTTGGATCTTTTCCAGACTCATCTGAAGACTCACCGAGATGGCCTGCAGCCTCAGCTGACCTGCCCACAGTGCAACAAAGAGTTTCCAAACCAAGAATCCCTGCTGAAGCACGTCACCATTCACTTCACAATCACCTCCACGTATTACATCTGCGAGAGTTGTGACAAGCAGTTCACGTCCGTGGATGACCTGCAGAAGCATCTGCTGGACATGCACACCTTTGTGTTCTTCCGTTGTACGCTGTGCCAAGAGGTGTTTGACTCAAAGGTGTCGACTCAGCTCCACTTAGCTGTCAAGCACAGCAATGAGAAGAAGGTGTACCGCTGCACCTCATGCAACTGGGACTTCAGGCACGAGACAGACCTGCAGTTACACGTCAAACACAGTCACCTGGAAAACCAAGGTCGCGCCCATCGTTGCATCTTCTGCGGGGAGTCTTTCGGGACGGAGGTGGAGCTGCAGTGCCATATCACCACCCACAGCAAGAAGTACAACTGCCGCTTCTGCAGCAAGGCCTTCCATGCCATTGTGCTGCTGGAGAAGCATTTGCGGGAGAAACATTGCGTGTTTGAGGGCAAGGCGCAGAACTGCGGCGCCAACGGCTCTGCGGTCAGCGGGGCGGACGGCCATCCGAAAGATGAGGCAGAGTTGCAAGGTCTCTTGACCAACAGCCATGGCACAAAAACCACAGGAGGATCTGCAGTTGAGTCAATGAACAGCCATGACGGAAGTGAGGAAGAAGTGGAGACGGCAGACCCCATGTATAGTTGTGACATCTGTGGGGCCTCTTACACGATGGAGTCGCTTCTGACGAACCACCAGCTGAGGGACCACAACATTCGCCCAGGTGAGAGTGCCATGATGAAAAGGAAAGCTGACATGATAAAAGGAAACCACAAGTGCAACGTATGCTCTCGCACCTTCTTCTCTGAGGCCGGTCTAAGGGAACATATGCAGACCCACCTTGGGCCAGTCAAGCACTACATGTGCCCTATCTGTGGGGAGCGTTTCCCCTCCTTGCTCACCCTGACCGAACACAAGGTCACCCACAGCAAAAGTCTCGATACGGGTAGCTGCCGCATCTGTAAGATGCCTCTCCATAGTGAGGAGGACTTCCTGGAGCACTGTCAGATGCACCCTGACCTGAGGAATTCTCTCACGGGTTTCAGATGCGTGGTGTGCATGCAGACAGTCACCTCCACATTGGAGCTCAAGATCCACGGTACTTTCCACATGCAAAAAACCGGGACCATGTCCGCAAACCAATCCACTGGGCGCGGCAATGCCATCTTTCACAACCAGCATCTACATCACGTCCAAAAACCTTTCAAGTGCGCCGCCTGCTTGAAAGATTTCCGTTCAAAGCAGGACCTGGTTAAGCTGGACATCAACGGCCTGCCTTATGGACTTTGCGCATCTTGCGTGGCCAGTGCTGGTTCGAAGAGCTCCAGCCCAACGATGAATGGAGGCAGACAACAGCAGCACCAGGGAGGTGCCTCCACTCCAGCGCCGAACACCGCTCAATGGATTCAGGGAGGGAGTCTCAGCCCAGGCGAGGGGAAAGGCAAAGCCGTgtcctcgtcgtcctcgtcctctTCTACATCGTCAACGGCGGCCACAAAGACACGGTGCTCAAGCTGCAACGTCAAGTTTGAGTCAGAGGCAGAATTGCATAACCATGTCCAGACGGTGCACGGAGGGGACAGCGGAAGCGGACAACTAAAGACGCCCCAGATGTCACCAATGCCCAGATCCAGTCCATCACAAACTGAAGag AAGAAGACGTACCAGTGCATCAAATGTCAGATGGTATTCTACAGCGAATGGGACATCCAAGTTCATGTGGCCAACCATATGCTCG